The sequence CGAGTCTTCACGGCATGGCAACCCTAACTAGGTCCGGCCCCCCAGGTCAAGTGGTTCCCGCAGAACCGGGCCGCGGCATCCCGTCACCAGCGCATGGTGACGCACGTCACCGCCCCTTGGGAGGGTCTCGCCTAGTCTGGAGGAGGACGGGATCCGCCCGCCCGTGGAGAAGAGCGATCATGGCTTACGTCATCACCGACACCTGCATCAAGGACGCGCTGTGCGTGGATGTCTGCCCCGTGGACTGCATCCATCCCAAGAAGGACGAGCCCAAGTTCGAGGCCGAGACCCAGCTCTACGTCGATCCCAAGGAGTGCATCGACTGCGGGGCCTGCGTGCCGGCGTGCACCTCGGACTCGATCCACCCCCTGGATGACGTGCCCGAGGACAAGAAGGAGTTCATCGCTCGCAACGCCGCCTATTACGCCGCCTGAGGCAGGCGTCTCGACTCGGCGCGGCCTTTTGCGCTACTCTCGAAGCCCCCGCACAGACGGTTGCGGGACGAGGTAACGCACCTTCATGCCGGCCAACTCCGATCCGCTCGCCGAGAAAGTGATGTCCTTGATCGCGGCCGTCAAGCGCATCCCCCGGGAGCAGGTTTCCCTGGACAAGAGCTTCGAAGAGCTGGGCATGGATTCGCTCGACAACATGAACCTGCTCTTCGAGGTGGAGAGCGCTTTCAACATCAACATCTCCGACGAAGAAGCGCGCTCCATCCGCTCGGTGCGCGAGGTGGTGGACGGGGTGCGTAAGCTGGTGGAGGCGGCGTCCGGCGCGGGAGCACCCTCGCAGCCGGCGGCCGCGCCCGAGTAAGCCGTGGCCGAGCAGCGCGTGGCCATCACCGGGCTGGGCGCGTTCTGCGCCCTGGGGAGCGATCTGGAGGAGACCTGGAGCGCGCTGCGCGCCGGCCGCTCCGGCATCGGCCCCATCACCGCGGTCGACACCCGCCAACTGCGCTTCCAGAACGGCGCCGAGATCCGCGACTACGATCCCGCCCGACACTTCCAGGGCAACCGGGCCGACTTCCTCGACCGTTTCGCACAGTTCGCCGTGATCGCAGCGCGCGAGGCGGTGCGCGATT comes from Terriglobales bacterium and encodes:
- a CDS encoding acyl carrier protein, coding for MPANSDPLAEKVMSLIAAVKRIPREQVSLDKSFEELGMDSLDNMNLLFEVESAFNINISDEEARSIRSVREVVDGVRKLVEAASGAGAPSQPAAAPE
- a CDS encoding ferredoxin family protein, whose product is MAYVITDTCIKDALCVDVCPVDCIHPKKDEPKFEAETQLYVDPKECIDCGACVPACTSDSIHPLDDVPEDKKEFIARNAAYYAA